A single Nostoc sp. PCC 7107 DNA region contains:
- a CDS encoding MarC family protein: MDTSVFVQTFIAVFVLADAVGNVPIVLALTKGMTPEDRNKVIDKGSVVAIAVLLLFAFAGQYILSYLEVSMASLQVAGGLLLLLIALQMLRGELDTPIQEAGRDVAITPLALPLLAGPGTLTTVMLLMSKSQSPHLGVVLGIVVAMLVTWLILRLANQIDKFIGVEGTVIVTQLFGFLLAALAVEIGSTGIKELFLH; this comes from the coding sequence GTGGATACCTCCGTTTTTGTGCAAACATTCATTGCGGTATTTGTTTTGGCAGATGCTGTCGGCAATGTACCAATAGTGTTAGCTTTAACCAAAGGCATGACACCAGAAGATAGAAATAAAGTGATTGATAAAGGAAGTGTTGTAGCGATCGCAGTTCTGTTGTTATTTGCCTTTGCTGGTCAATATATTTTAAGTTATCTCGAAGTCAGTATGGCATCTTTGCAGGTAGCTGGCGGGTTATTGCTATTGTTAATCGCCTTACAAATGCTGCGAGGAGAACTAGATACACCCATTCAAGAAGCAGGACGGGATGTGGCAATTACACCCCTGGCTTTGCCATTATTAGCCGGGCCAGGTACGCTGACGACAGTGATGTTATTAATGTCAAAATCCCAGAGTCCCCATTTGGGTGTAGTACTGGGTATTGTGGTGGCGATGTTAGTCACTTGGTTAATTTTGCGCTTGGCGAACCAGATTGATAAATTTATTGGGGTTGAGGGTACGGTAATTGTGACGCAGCTATTCGGTTTTTTATTAGCAGCGTTAG